A region from the Carassius carassius chromosome 33, fCarCar2.1, whole genome shotgun sequence genome encodes:
- the LOC132114303 gene encoding transmembrane protein 271-like — translation MKLSGKGLCTIVSSSLLFLCAVSAVVVGIRCIALGSRVRAHFHLATAAGAFYSGILVTLGQVLMGVAQVFCRGNPRCTNLFLFGILVFLLGVLTAFSGAVVDGDTVSLVERKYAHYCLDSVDVNPACDRLKVYQRGLVVSTILNTLECLLGLMNLVIIKRYQTEQFHRRRRTQRQSARIVLNEERDFAVTEFQPVSYINLGVVHALDAADGEVHSRGHPSMVLPGYSPTNPELNHTYPFSYPLHNVLPPAYEDIFP, via the coding sequence ATGAAGCTGAGTGGCAAAGGACTGTGCACCATCGTTTCCAGCAGTCTACTCTTCTTGTGCGCCGTGAGCGCTGTGGTCGTGGGAATCAGATGCATCGCGTTGGGCTCCAGGGTGCGAGCGCACTTCCATCTGGCCACCGCGGCCGGCGCGTTCTACTCGGGCATCCTGGTGACTCTCGGGCAGGTCCTGATGGGGGTGGCGCAGGTCTTCTGCCGGGGGAACCCCAGGTGTACGAATTTGTTCCTCTTTGGGATCTTAGTGTTTCTTTTGGGGGTCCTGACGGCGTTCTCGGGAGCGGTGGTGGATGGCGACACGGTGTCCCTGGTGGAGAGGAAGTACGCGCACTATTGCCTGGACTCAGTGGATGTAAACCCGGCGTGCGACCGGCTCAAGGTGTACCAGCGGGGTCTGGTGGTCTCCACTATCCTTAACACTCTGGAGTGCCTCCTGGGGCTGATGAACCTGGTGATCATTAAGCGTTATCAAACAGAGCAGTTTCACCGGAGACGCCGGACGCAGAGGCAGAGCGCGCGGATCGTCCTGAACGAGGAGCGCGACTTCGCGGTCACGGAGTTCCAGCCGGTGTCCTACATCAATCTGGGGGTGGTTCACGCGTTGGACGCGGCGGACGGGGAGGTGCACAGCCGGGGCCACCCGTCCATGGTGCTGCCGGGCTATTCGCCCACAAATCCGGAGCTTAATCACACGTACCCGTTTTCTTACCCGCTTCACAACGTGTTGCCACCTGCCTACGAGGACATATTCCCTTGA